A stretch of the Arthrobacter stackebrandtii genome encodes the following:
- a CDS encoding tetratricopeptide repeat protein yields the protein MSQNSPLPANGTPGINLRGAVDLSALKTRAAAAASGAPAGGSPFAVDVNEQSFQEFVQLSQKVPVVVSLGSGRSHQSAQLNLVLEKLMNDNGGKIALGRVDVDSSPQIAQAFGITAVPTVIALINGQPVPMFEGELPEAQIQEFLTELLKVAASNGVTGSLGGDAAQAPEEPPLPPLHQAARDAIDAGDLALAQASYEKALAEMPADAAAKIGLAQVHLMRRAAEINVVQAEEFRARAAGDQDDLEAALAVADLDVTGGHVEDALARLVAYIGTHFGPERDEVRVRLLELYDVVGVSDPRVSASRQALARALF from the coding sequence ATGAGCCAAAATAGCCCACTTCCTGCCAACGGCACGCCCGGGATCAACCTGCGTGGCGCCGTCGACCTTTCAGCCTTGAAGACCCGGGCCGCGGCGGCCGCATCCGGGGCCCCCGCCGGCGGTTCGCCGTTCGCGGTCGACGTCAATGAGCAGAGTTTCCAGGAATTTGTCCAGCTGTCCCAAAAGGTGCCCGTTGTGGTTTCGCTGGGGTCCGGCCGCTCGCACCAGTCGGCGCAGCTGAACCTGGTGCTGGAAAAGCTCATGAACGACAACGGCGGCAAGATTGCCCTGGGCCGCGTGGATGTTGACTCCAGCCCGCAGATTGCCCAGGCATTCGGCATCACCGCCGTCCCCACCGTCATCGCGCTGATCAACGGCCAGCCGGTGCCCATGTTTGAAGGCGAGCTGCCCGAGGCCCAGATTCAGGAGTTCCTGACCGAACTGCTCAAGGTGGCTGCCAGCAACGGCGTCACGGGTTCGCTGGGCGGGGACGCGGCGCAGGCCCCCGAGGAGCCGCCGCTGCCGCCGCTGCACCAGGCGGCCCGGGACGCGATCGACGCCGGCGACCTGGCCCTCGCGCAGGCCAGCTACGAAAAGGCCCTGGCCGAAATGCCGGCCGATGCGGCGGCCAAGATCGGCCTGGCCCAGGTGCACCTGATGCGCCGGGCCGCGGAGATCAATGTGGTCCAGGCCGAGGAGTTCCGGGCCCGTGCGGCCGGGGACCAGGACGACCTGGAAGCCGCGCTTGCGGTGGCGGACCTCGACGTCACCGGGGGCCACGTGGAGGACGCGCTGGCCCGGCTGGTCGCCTACATAGGCACCCACTTTGGGCCCGAGCGCGACGAGGTGCGCGTCCGGCTGCTCGAGCTGTACGACGTCGTCGGGGTCAGCGACCCCCGCGTCTCCGCTTCCCGCCAGGCACTGGCCCGCGCCCTGTTCTAG
- a CDS encoding ABC transporter ATP-binding protein, giving the protein MTNPIAPSSGGARPPALSIRGIAKRFGEKIAVDNIYLDVPAGSFYGLVGPNGAGKTTSLSMATGLLRPDAGQVFVQGVDVWAQPLEAKKLMGLLPDGVRLFDRLSGEQLVTYAGLLRGMDKDTVAERVKDLLAALDLTKDAGTLVVDYSAGMTKKIALAAALIHAPSLLVLDEPFESVDPVSAANIRDILHDYVNSGGTVIVSSHVMDLVQRMCDHVAVIAAGRVLAAGTVDEVRGEMSLEDKFVELVGGRNQTAGLQWLRTS; this is encoded by the coding sequence ATGACTAACCCTATTGCGCCCTCGTCCGGCGGGGCACGGCCGCCGGCCCTGTCCATCCGTGGAATCGCCAAGCGCTTTGGCGAGAAGATCGCCGTCGACAACATCTACCTGGACGTCCCCGCTGGTTCCTTTTATGGTCTCGTGGGGCCCAACGGGGCCGGCAAGACCACCTCCCTTTCCATGGCCACGGGCCTGCTCCGTCCGGATGCCGGGCAGGTGTTTGTCCAGGGCGTGGATGTGTGGGCCCAGCCCCTGGAGGCCAAGAAGCTCATGGGCCTGCTGCCCGACGGCGTGCGCCTGTTCGACCGCCTCAGCGGCGAGCAGCTGGTGACGTATGCCGGCCTTCTGCGCGGCATGGACAAGGACACGGTGGCGGAGCGGGTCAAGGACCTGCTGGCTGCACTGGACCTGACCAAGGATGCCGGCACCCTCGTGGTGGACTACTCCGCGGGCATGACCAAGAAGATCGCCCTGGCGGCGGCACTGATCCATGCGCCCAGCCTTCTGGTGCTGGATGAACCGTTTGAGTCCGTTGACCCGGTTTCCGCGGCAAACATTCGCGACATCCTCCACGACTACGTCAACTCCGGCGGCACCGTCATCGTCTCCAGCCATGTCATGGACCTGGTCCAGCGCATGTGCGACCATGTGGCCGTCATTGCCGCCGGCCGCGTCCTGGCAGCCGGCACGGTGGATGAAGTCCGCGGCGAAATGAGCCTGGAAGACAAGTTCGTGGAACTCGTCGGCGGCCGGAACCAGACAGCGGGGTTGCAGTGGTTGCGCACCTCCTAA